The following proteins are encoded in a genomic region of Merismopedia glauca CCAP 1448/3:
- a CDS encoding non-ribosomal peptide synthetase — protein MNWYQPIINLNPSKIMSANATLELLEGFRLSPQQKHLWLLQNNEKFYCAQIAVSINGNLDLDVLKTAIEKAIAKHDILRTKFICPRGVKVPLQIIEEQIALNWNKIDLAGIDHTEIERLAKQEINRLKSSFSFPQLQALLIKISPQEHFLILTLPALHADRKSLDNLVIEIIEAYQFPRKLDEDVVQYVQFSEWQNELIAERSDSPNKVELAETDNLVLPFQLRKNNSGSECDRSSQKLSFSLLQLLEDSELNIRSFFLACWLVLLNGFTERSPLTIAYLDSGRNEPELESTIGLFANYVPLSYEVKPEETFSNLLARVKRSLTEVANSEYLDLSNLDVTSYQVLPFAFNFYSRKTRYQTKDLTWEIATDYIDSDTKKIQISILQTELDLSCQITYDVNLFDTKDVDYFLRCFHTLVESAAKNPDASTEKLEMLTQSDRQQLLLDFNNTKTDFPQDKCIHHLFEEQVKRTPNNIAVVCESEQLTYAELDAKANQIANDLRNLGVKPDVVVGMRCERSVEAIAIMFGILKAGGAYLPLDPTLPPKNLELRLQDAQATILIDNSTQLELQCIASVPAENIKSETLNLNHLAYIIYTSGSTGKPKGVAVEHRQLLNYVYSIQERLNLPLGASYATVSTLAADLGNTTIFPALCTGGCLHIISTECATNPHAFAEYCRQHPIDCLKIVPSHLETLLSSTTSADFLPRQRLILGGEACSWQLIRQIKELTPNCEIYNHYGPTETTVGVLTYRVEEIPEDPISQIVPLGTAIANTQLYILDKYLQPVPIGVVGELYIGGNNVARGYIHQPKLTQERFIPHPFSQKVGDRLYQTGDLARYNRDGNLEFVGRMDNQIKIRGYRVEIEEIEVILSHHPDVKQAAVTFSQQKGLSAYIVSASGGINSQSLRDFLKLRLPDYAIPTAFIPLKTLPLTPNGKVDRNAIATLESNRKRTESKPISPRELVELQLTQIWESLLTIRPIGVTDNFFEIGGHSLLAVRLVAQIEQYFNYQIPVAKLLQEPTIERLAAIIRQQPQNASTLPLICLQSQGHLQPFFCVHPIGGNVICYYDLAKYLAPNRPFYGLEAPGLYGECEPLKSIEDLATYYIAAMRRVQPQGSYLIGGWSMGGIVALEIARQLEQQDEKVDLLALLDTNPPLKAYQPQTLDDVSDAKLLADIAIATANFQGNDLDNLGEEIERISPDNQLAYVWKIMKELEFIPPDIGLDKLGNLLNVYRANNQGLINYKDPGYEGKINLFIATENDNYDNIQISAKNYIQDWHKLAGDRLIKHSVPGDHASILTEPNVQLLAKQIEECIETLPAKVNIA, from the coding sequence GTGAATTGGTATCAACCAATAATTAACCTCAATCCATCAAAAATTATGTCAGCTAATGCCACTCTAGAATTACTAGAAGGATTTCGCCTCTCTCCCCAACAAAAACACCTTTGGCTATTACAAAATAACGAAAAGTTTTACTGCGCGCAGATCGCTGTCAGTATTAACGGTAACTTAGATCTAGATGTCTTAAAAACTGCGATAGAAAAAGCGATCGCCAAACACGATATTCTCAGAACTAAATTTATCTGTCCTCGCGGCGTTAAAGTTCCACTGCAAATCATCGAAGAACAAATTGCATTAAACTGGAATAAAATAGATCTCGCTGGAATAGATCACACTGAAATCGAGAGATTAGCTAAGCAAGAAATAAATCGACTCAAATCTAGTTTCAGCTTTCCCCAGCTTCAGGCTTTACTAATTAAGATATCGCCTCAAGAACATTTCTTAATCCTGACTTTACCCGCACTTCATGCAGATAGAAAAAGTTTGGATAATTTGGTTATAGAAATTATCGAAGCATACCAGTTTCCTAGAAAATTGGATGAAGATGTGGTTCAATACGTTCAGTTCTCAGAATGGCAAAATGAACTAATTGCCGAACGATCCGATAGTCCAAATAAAGTGGAATTGGCAGAAACTGATAACTTGGTTTTGCCATTTCAGTTACGCAAAAATAATTCTGGATCTGAATGCGATCGCTCTTCCCAAAAATTATCTTTTTCCCTCCTACAACTATTAGAAGATAGTGAATTAAATATTCGCTCTTTCTTCCTAGCTTGCTGGTTGGTTTTATTGAACGGGTTTACAGAGCGATCGCCTTTAACTATAGCTTATCTAGATTCGGGACGCAATGAACCAGAACTAGAATCTACCATTGGATTATTTGCTAACTACGTGCCTCTAAGTTATGAAGTTAAACCGGAAGAAACATTTAGCAATCTGTTAGCAAGAGTCAAGCGATCGCTAACTGAGGTGGCAAATTCAGAGTATTTAGATTTGTCAAATTTGGATGTAACCTCATATCAAGTATTGCCTTTTGCCTTTAATTTTTACTCTCGAAAAACCAGATATCAAACTAAAGATCTAACCTGGGAAATCGCGACAGATTATATCGATAGCGATACCAAAAAAATACAAATATCTATTTTACAAACAGAGTTAGATTTAAGTTGCCAGATAACTTACGATGTCAATTTATTCGACACCAAAGATGTAGATTATTTCCTGAGATGCTTCCATACCTTAGTTGAAAGTGCTGCTAAAAATCCAGATGCTAGCACCGAAAAACTAGAAATGCTAACTCAGAGCGATCGCCAACAACTATTACTCGATTTCAACAATACCAAAACTGATTTCCCTCAAGATAAATGCATTCATCACTTATTTGAAGAACAAGTAAAACGCACCCCAAATAACATAGCTGTAGTTTGCGAATCAGAACAATTAACTTATGCCGAACTCGATGCTAAAGCCAATCAAATTGCTAATGACTTGCGAAATTTGGGAGTCAAACCAGATGTAGTAGTAGGAATGCGTTGTGAAAGATCTGTAGAAGCGATCGCAATTATGTTTGGTATTCTGAAAGCTGGTGGCGCTTACTTACCTCTAGATCCCACTTTACCTCCCAAAAACCTAGAACTAAGGTTACAGGATGCTCAAGCAACTATCTTAATCGATAATTCTACACAATTAGAGTTGCAATGTATTGCATCTGTACCAGCCGAAAATATCAAATCTGAAACTCTAAATCTCAACCATCTAGCATATATTATTTACACCTCTGGTTCCACCGGAAAACCAAAGGGAGTAGCAGTAGAACATCGACAACTTCTCAATTATGTCTACAGCATTCAAGAAAGATTAAATCTACCGCTTGGCGCTAGTTATGCTACAGTTTCAACTTTAGCCGCAGATTTGGGAAATACTACGATCTTCCCAGCTTTATGCACGGGTGGCTGTCTCCATATTATCTCTACTGAATGCGCTACCAATCCTCATGCATTTGCTGAATATTGTCGTCAACATCCCATCGATTGTCTTAAAATAGTCCCTTCTCACCTGGAAACACTATTATCATCTACCACATCCGCCGATTTCTTACCCCGTCAACGGTTGATTTTAGGTGGTGAAGCTTGCAGTTGGCAGTTAATTCGGCAAATAAAAGAATTAACACCTAATTGTGAGATTTATAACCATTATGGCCCCACAGAAACCACAGTTGGAGTCTTGACTTATCGAGTTGAGGAGATTCCCGAAGATCCTATTTCTCAGATCGTGCCATTAGGAACGGCGATCGCCAATACCCAACTATACATCCTCGACAAATATTTGCAACCAGTACCCATCGGTGTCGTCGGCGAACTTTACATCGGGGGTAACAACGTCGCTAGAGGATACATCCACCAACCCAAATTAACCCAAGAAAGATTCATTCCCCATCCTTTTAGCCAGAAAGTGGGAGACAGACTTTATCAAACCGGAGACTTGGCGCGCTACAACCGAGACGGAAATTTAGAGTTTGTCGGGAGAATGGATAATCAAATCAAAATTCGAGGCTACAGAGTCGAAATAGAAGAAATAGAAGTAATTCTCAGCCATCATCCCGATGTCAAGCAAGCTGCGGTTACCTTTAGCCAACAGAAAGGTTTAAGCGCGTATATCGTTTCTGCTTCTGGGGGTATTAATTCTCAATCTCTACGAGATTTCTTAAAACTCAGACTGCCAGATTATGCGATTCCGACTGCATTTATTCCTCTCAAAACTTTACCTTTAACACCCAATGGTAAAGTAGATCGAAATGCGATTGCAACGCTGGAATCTAACAGAAAAAGAACTGAAAGTAAGCCTATCTCTCCTCGCGAATTAGTAGAATTGCAACTCACGCAAATATGGGAAAGCTTGTTAACTATTCGTCCAATTGGAGTTACAGATAACTTCTTTGAAATCGGCGGTCATTCTCTCTTGGCAGTACGCTTAGTTGCTCAAATAGAACAGTATTTTAACTATCAAATTCCCGTAGCAAAATTACTGCAAGAACCAACTATAGAACGCTTAGCTGCAATTATTAGGCAACAGCCGCAAAACGCATCTACTTTACCCTTAATTTGCCTCCAGTCGCAAGGACATTTGCAGCCCTTTTTCTGCGTTCATCCTATTGGTGGCAATGTAATTTGCTACTACGATTTAGCCAAATACTTGGCTCCAAATCGACCGTTTTACGGATTAGAAGCACCAGGACTTTATGGTGAATGCGAACCCCTAAAATCCATCGAAGATTTAGCTACTTACTATATTGCAGCCATGCGTCGAGTTCAACCTCAAGGTTCGTATCTCATCGGTGGTTGGTCTATGGGTGGAATAGTAGCTTTAGAAATAGCACGACAGCTAGAGCAACAAGATGAAAAAGTAGATTTGCTAGCTTTATTAGATACCAACCCGCCGCTTAAAGCTTACCAACCCCAAACTCTTGATGATGTTAGCGATGCCAAATTACTCGCAGATATTGCGATCGCTACTGCTAACTTTCAAGGGAACGATCTAGATAATTTAGGTGAAGAGATCGAACGAATCTCTCCAGATAACCAATTAGCATACGTGTGGAAAATAATGAAAGAACTTGAATTCATTCCGCCAGATATCGGATTAGATAAACTTGGTAATTTACTGAATGTTTACCGTGCCAATAATCAAGGATTAATTAACTATAAAGATCCAGGTTATGAAGGTAAAATTAACTTATTTATAGCGACAGAAAACGACAACTATGATAATATTCAAATTAGTGCAAAAAACTATATTCAAGATTGGCATAAACTGGCAGGCGATCGCTTAATAAAACATTCAGTGCCAGGAGATCATGCTTCAATTTTAACTGAGCCAAACGTGCAATTATTAGCCAAGCAAATTGAAGAGTGTATAGAGACATTGCCAGCTAAAGTTAATATTGCCTAA